The following nucleotide sequence is from Mangifera indica cultivar Alphonso chromosome 1, CATAS_Mindica_2.1, whole genome shotgun sequence.
tccaaaatgaTGTCATATCTTAGAGTAGTAAGAAACAAACATGTCATATCTTAGAGTAGTAAGAAACAAACATGCATAGTTGTATCCATAATGGAAGTGGAATTTGTGGTATGTTCTATAGCTGTGCAAGAGGGtatttggttgaaaagattttttgagaatttgggtgtACTGAATGCAACAGTTGGTCCTATAATTGtgcattgtgataatcaagttgCGATAGCTTTTACAAGATATCCCAAATTCCATAATAGAACTGAACATATCGACACCAAATATAACTTTGTCAGagatatcattttgaaaaaggaagtgatggtacaatatatttctatgcGTAATATGGTTGCTGATCCTTTAACCAAACTAATTTCAAGAGATAtgtatcttgcacatgttaagttTCTTGGCTTGTGTAGATTATGATAGAtgacttgttgagtatatattgtgCTTGTAACATAACGTTAGAAcatcaaagaatttgaatttattttatttatgtgtttgaattcttAGTGTTTATGGATATAtacattgtttttgaaaacttaacaaGATGATAACgtcacacaagtttgattggctctTTTAGACAAGTAATCGCCTTTGACGCTAAAGAAAGCATGTAAAGATGAGACATGTTTCTTGAGATTGATACCGCTAAGAGAGCACACTTAGAAGATAAGAGTTGCTCAAGAAACGAATTATGTGATTTATTGCCttcataattaatcaagatgaaGTCATGActtgatgaatttgaaaatgactaatttGGATTCCCCATGtacaaataacttgtgaatgtcataTGTGAATTCTtaatatatagtgatatatGCATAATTGGAGAGATGATTAAAACTCATGTTAGACGTTGAGTGTATTGTGGATTTTCATAGGAGTGCATTGGATCATCGATTATCTTTAGAATTTCATATTTCTAAATTAGGTATGCTTTTCTATGATCAtggatttgtttttatttccaCTTACACTTAACCACTTTTTcacttgtaattttatttaaaatgtagttaagatgaaaaataaattaataagaaaaataattgttaGTTAATATAAacgatttattatttatattagaatatgattcattttgtaaaaaatatttattttaccaaaaaagtttaaagattaagataaaatttctaaattttgaatAGTATGTCGAAAGATACTTTTAGTAAAAATTGCTTGtagatgataaaaaaattgatttttattaatctattaattaattgttttggttgaaaataaaaataattgtaaaaaaatcCATACAAAATATTTCACACCTTGTACTCTTTATAAAAAATGGGGGCTAACTGTAATAGGTGTGCTTACTAGGGGACAATTTGATAATTGTTACATGCTTAATCATAGTTTATCTTTATGAATAGTAATTGGGACAAAGGACTATCTCACCCTCAAGTTTTAGTGCATTCTCAAGGTCACGTTTATAGGGTTTGAAAAACCAAAAGTCTCACCCTTAAACTAATTTCCATTAATaaaagtaagagtaaaatcttcatttcattaattatattaaaaaatataaaattcattatattttttccccacagttttaaaaactaacgactttatctttgtctaaaattttctaaccttcaaaaataacatcctccctcccccccccccccccccctcccaaaACCTAGGGATTTTTTTTAGACGTTCTCCGACCACTATCTCTGGCAACCGACAACAACATTTCAACCCACTACTCGTCAGCCACCAGATTTTTACTTTCTAGTGGAAGAAGAGGCGATAAAGATGCGTCTTCGTTGATTCCaaacaaattgaagaagatgcgtcaatttatttgaatcaaagAAATCTTCATCGGTTCCAGATGAATTGATGAAGATGAGCATCTTCATTGATTCCAATCGATGAAGATGGCTCTTTgtcaattgttttaaaattgacaAAGATGAGTCAGTGTGTCATCTGGAAGCTTCAGAGGTGACTGGTGAGATGGTGGGTTGAAGCTCTTTCTCTGGTGGTCGGAGATGGTGGTTGGAGAGCCTctgaaaaataaaccctaggttttggggggggggggaatgctacttttgaaagttagaaaactttagacaagggtgaaattgttagtttttaaaaccgtggaggaaaaatataatgaattttatattttttaatataattaatgaaataacgattttatctttacttttttaagcagaAGTTAGCTTAcagtaggggtggattcgagtcgagccaaGTTGATCTCAGCTCGGTGACTGTTTATGCGAGCCTGAGCTATGACTCGAGATCGACGAGCCAAGAGAAAAGGCAGCTCGTACTCAAGCTTGTCAGCTCACGAGCTCATAACGAGCTTTAGCTCGAATATTCTTAACAAGCCTATATGCTCACGAGCTATTAACGAGCTACGATCGAACATGTTTAATGATCCGAGCCTAATGAACTGTTCACGAGCTTGGTTCGAATATGCTAAACGAGCCGAGCCAAATAAGTTGTTCACGAGCTTTCATTATTGGTCTAAGCAATGGCTAACCAGAATGGCAAGCGAAGGTCAATTAAGTTAAACACAATTACACTTTTGTCATACAGAGaattatgtatttatgtttatattccTCCTGAACTTCTATCtcattctttctcttcttcatttccttccaaactttaatctatttgttgtttttgtttgttcttcATCTTTTGTTTTGCCTTACTTCCAACATGCTGCTTTGTCTTTTTTCAGCGAGATTGTGATGAAGACCTGGTCATAAATATATAGTGCTCAAGCTTCCTTCTCCATTTCATAGTCACTCAACTCTCTGTCCAACCATCATACACAGCAAGCATAGTACATTTCAAACAATTCACAGAATTGTAAACACATACAATAGATATGAAATTCCAGTTGCATATACATATTCAATAAGGTTTACAAAAGAGTTTcattacatgataaaaattacaatatcaCAACCCAGAGATTACAACAACCAAACCAGAACAAACAAATTGCAATTACACTGCAAAAGACCAAAAGCACTCGACTCCGAATAAGCTTTCGAGAGGCTTGTACTCTCCCTATCAACCTTCTGTACCAGCTTcctttttttcctccttttcctCTACTCCACTTTCTACCTTCTCTCTATCATTTGCCAACTGTCTCTCTTCCAATATTGTGCCACGTTGCTTTTCTTCTTTAGATTGACTTTGCCACAAAGTAATTGCTGACTGTTCTGCTTGCTCCAATCCCTTGCTACCACCTGTTCTAACTCTTGTTCCTTCCTTTCTCTTGCATGTAATGTACACGTGGGTTCTAACAGATTGTTTCAGATTGCCAGTGGAATCCTGAGAGGATGACTCAATACTAAGATTTGACTTCTGGTTTCCTTCGGGGGAATCAAATTCGGATTCAATTCCCATCTTTGGGGAACATACGGGTGAGCCAAGGCTGCCATTCGATGATTTCCTTCTTGACTTTGTTTTTGGCTTCTGATTCTTTGAATCTTGGTTTCCTGCAACAATTCAACTTTGCaagttaatgaaaatgaaattataattctCTGGCTCATTGGCGGATGAACCATCCAATCCAATGTGAGAGACGTGCTTTACATCTATGGGAAGACCAATTTGCATTTCTGGTTCTTCTTTTGACTCTGCAAAATggttacaaaaaataattgacaGTTTATAGTAAcattatatgaaaaatcaacCTGGGTTAAATTGAAGAATACCAAATAATTGTGCTATGAATCTTAATCCTTTCAAGATGCTCTTTACTACTGAACTCATCGTGGTTTCAAAACATCAGAAGGTTTCCCCTACAAGTTACTGATGCTTGTTCAATAAATTCAGGAAgctgataataaaaaaaaaaaggaaaaagaaaaagaaaacaaagagagaaCATGAGTTTAACTGTCATCAACTGTTTAATTGTTGATGACACAGGAAATATGAATCAAAAAACCATATTTAGCTTACACTTatctttcaagattttttttctaattgctTAACTACCCATTAAATGTTAAATTCATCTCAGATATATAGAATATGAGACATCATGACAAAACACAATCATTATATAGTTCTTAAGCCCATAATTTCTCCGCTATGTTCATAAAATCAGTGCAACAAATATGTATGACAAGAAACCACAGTACAGGCATGCAAATAGTTCGAGCAGTATCTAGAAACATGGTCAACTCTAAGTTTTCAATCCTTCAATTCACTTAATCAATGTGCAGTAATAATATACAGTACACAACAGCTCCTGAGGAAAGAAGACAATAATTTAACAACCAGGAAACTCACCCTTCTGGAATTATCACACAGAAACAcacaaaaaagaatgaaagaatgCTAGGCCTTTTCAGCTCATTGATTTGGAATGCTTTACAAGCCAATCAATAATGGAGTCGGTGTTTGTCGAGTTCTTGCATGAGATCATAAAACAGCGAACTTCTCTGTCAACAATTGATCTCAATCCCCTGTACATTTAATTCCTGTTTAGTCCTTAAATGTTGCAAATTATACTTTTGAAAAGATAATATGATATTgaaaattctcttaaaattttaattattcaccAATGTTCATTatcttttgtaattttactcCTGAAAATTCTCATTACCAaagcagaaaaaagaaaagctttTTACATTTGATCAGTCAATGCCTCTTTAGATCAAACTCCTGGCTTGTCAATCTTGTTCCGTAGCACCAGCAAAGGGATGTCATTAAGGGAGGGTTTACTAAGCAAATCATGAAGTTCACTCATTGAGATGCTCAGGTTTTCAGGATCAGCAGCATCAACCATATAATTGCAGGAAAGTTCAGGTTGTAACAGCTTCCTTAATCGACATAAAGTTAAATATTGATTGACTTGTTTCAATGTTGaataaaatttagagagaaTTGTAGCATTCAGTATCATTCGACCTGGTTGCCTCACATTTGACTGACAGAAAAGGTTCAGTCTAAGTGAGAAAATTCACTCATGCATCTATTCTTTTCACGATTCCAGAAGTGTCATTGGTTGGTAATCTCATTGATACAAATTGTGACTAGTAAATTTTCCATAGAATATCTTTCGAAAGAAGGCTGCTTGTCCCATTAGTAATTCAGTATATTAAAAGTAATTCATGGGAGGAAACAGCTTTTAGAATGGAAGAGCTCACTAAGGCTCaagtgattatttatttatgaatcaaaAAATGATGATCAAGAACACTGTCTATTATTTAGCCAAAACTATGAAAATAATAACTAGACACATACTTCTGTAAAGCCACAGACTTCAAAGTTATGTCTTCAGAACATGGCACACCAGGAATGTCGCTAATCAACACCTTCCATGATGACAATTCTTCCtgtaatttattcataaacatACCAGATTctattaagaagaaaaaacgTCAAATACAATTAAGAATCAAATgctattaaatatttttttatcttatatctttatttatctgGCAAGATAAGCTCAACagtctcattttcattttccatctttatgaaattaaaaataaatgaaaactatTAATCATACTGccaacaattaaatgaaaaatcaattgatAAAGAGCATGTAGTTGTGGTAAGCAATTGACTACCTCATCTTGTTTCTTAATATTATGACGTGGCTCCACACATAAGCATATTGATTGTTTCTGGCGATAGAGATGACCTGTACGTGTCAATCACTCGACTACCAACACTAAATGCGCTCTCAGAGGCTACTGTTGTAATAGGAATTACTAAGATATTGATTGTCATCTGTGAAAGTACTTTATACTTGTATTGATTGTCCCTTTACCAATGAAATACATTAAAGTCGTCTGAGTTAACATTATCAGGTATCTCAATATCACGTTCTTCAAGATACATCTCTAACTCGGATTTCATGGTTTCCTCTGAGTAGGTTTTCTCTTTATGATCCTTCAAATACAGTCAACTATATCTAGGACCATAATGTCTACTCTCAGAATATCGAGAGCTTGATGATTTACctagaaattaaatattagaacctatgatatgttataaagtttcagTTAATGACAGTTATTACCTGATGTACTTGATGGTGCTTCTTGGGTCCTTATCTGTTGTTGTGGATGTGCAAATGAAGTTGATGAATTTCCTAATGATAACATGTTAACGTATTccttgtataatttttctaatgatCTTCTGATATTTTCTATCTCTATAAGggcattttcttcaccatataAAATCAGAAATGCCAAAGTAATAATAAGAAACTTTATCCTAAAATCATCACAAGCCAAACTAATCAGTTAGTAACATGttctttatctatatatatatatattataataaacacaaTCATTGATAACTTAATTACCCGGGATCCATGATGCTAGCAATCGCCATAAGGAAATTCACCTCACcccaatatttgttaaatttttcagaCATTGCTCACACCATCGTTGATATGCaataatcttcatcaaattctcgCTCTTTAAGAATCTTTTTTATCCTAAACACTTCCTGAAAATACctatttgaatttgtatacTGCAacccaaaaattatttttgttaaatcatcaaatatttctaaaaagtcACAGACAACCTCTAATCTCTCCCACTCTTTCCTTGTCGGGCAATATATATAGCTTGACTCAACAAACATAAAACGAAGGAAGACCTCTTTGAACTATATTGATGTCGTTAGCATTTTGTATGTACTATTCCATTGCGTAGCACAATCCAAAACTAGTTTCCTCTCTTTTATTCCACACTGCATAACAATTTTcgcaaaatttttttgtcttgctTCACTTGCTTTTACAAACTTCACACTCTCCCGAATATTGTCTATGATGGGTTTAATTACAGCCACCCCATCCTGAACTAACAAATTCACAATATGGGTAGTGCACCTAACATGGAAAACTCTTCCATCACACCACAAAGGTCTCtgcatttgaaaatcttccttCAACCTTCTAATGCATCTATCATTTGCAGTACCATTGTCTATTATGACAATTTCCACCTACAAACAAAATCAATGAATAATAATGagatgtaataaaattatgcgtgcatttttttaaaacaatttgcaaagttgattttaccttattttcaatCCCCCAAccctttaaacaataaaaaattgctATTGCAATGTCTATTCCTCTCCTAGGCGGAGGTGggtgcacaaaatttataattcgttTATTTAACGACTACGACTGGTCCACCCAATATGCCGTAATTACcatatactcaatattttgatgatcCGACTTCCAAAGATCAGTAGTAATACT
It contains:
- the LOC123221306 gene encoding CRIB domain-containing protein RIC5-like is translated as MSSVVKSILKGLRFIAQLFESKEEPEMQIGLPIDVKHVSHIGLDGSSANEPENYNFIFINLQRNQKSNLSIESSSQDSTGNLKQSVRTHVYITCKRKEGTRVRTGGSKGLEQAEQSAITLWQSQSKEEKQRGTILEERQLANDREKVESGVEEKEEKKEAGTEG